A region from the Geobacter benzoatilyticus genome encodes:
- a CDS encoding CxxxxCH/CxxCH domain c-type cytochrome has product METKLVKKIRGMGLRTKIGIIVMLVMGCFLYQGVFLPLIGDTATSTYYFTLDSTRVNLGADGYTNTTATRGGKISMKTGVYTTSRYVTASSVTTEQRLMSVYGPVYSAKKTLTAPAVTIGLRDRNGTTNNIYWKAYVYAYNPTVAPGTIDNKGAASNTTLLWESDEKEAHPSVQTPVELTFTNPQPKDIDANRRVKVVITCRMASTASSARFYWGSSTNYSFFTVTEAPYVADSVTVNNLSDYYNGQLTTVTQGDSNIPMLKMDLYSNVSGGATWSGGKLDRIGTNNSIYLNEDEPGDVTFAIYKDADSDGLFDSHDTMVGGPYTFTQLTQQGYELATPQTIDATPRRYFIVYNIARNAAYNTTVGARIVNNTYFTITGATGVINVADTFSSTPNIQYGGTAVTKIYPADWDGGTSLTGIAESGGPAITDTTCITRNTAGSGFPLVGLFNYPSHTCTSVAGTGYSTTTAQADFIRLYFPGAGYPSVMKAIKGGSFVYRIYTPSGGGTVTLRLFYVTSDGVRVNAPIASTYTTTSSASRTNTTSLAGQNFTDVPAGARLGIQIGVTAGIRIGLGSANSAQLTVQETAAENENVDVGNGTTIANASVYASDIGKVINSFTLTAAKAKTVTAVTIKGDAPFTSTNVKEVKLYEDNKLAGTIGALDGNDTLLGSTTAISGNSATISGLNLAIDTKIKRYLVVVDIGDTPNTNVILTALVDDLTVATTGGIGINNDSASATLTILPTTILSDFITAEPPGVIIPWSAGPTKVDAFGLKTNGGINDTIRNVTVTLSTTSGLPAGKRISAYVGRVEIVTGAGVSLGHLTAPTMDDDWQVPVTGLAATQIPTDYYVAFTPKGNQGITFTVKARVTAVTHSRLTNKLLVNDAGSATVMMDEEPPGESTLTAETGTYHNDTDKAEVDLSWLGSTDASGQPVAYKVVRGLGNAPAPRTCTVDNAKTFLVYQGSTTSYTDKGLDEGVNYGYRVCTIDSVNNISIGVTDSAIASIKNRCTELPELVVNPTGSYIKAGNSVTLSIGVKNKDTGVCAPTTFSLVTEGTNVDDSNFTVATFAENNFTIPTNNNTKYTHLTFTAKPGAAEGALKTFHVKVTKSSGGETMCPEPIEVVVNKYGTMMHSSMQIGTKKYGKWGVNYTCSTCHSPDTTNIKQVKKVIATPNGNRTVVFNTISTAANANVAGVFGNDRRSGTVSTNVCEVCHHNARFHQYSSTKVAWKDHNNNGDCLKCHPHSIGFKTKASGQSCDDCHGNPPTTEEQLVVPPTDVLYPYATNAGSHDKHNNRGVKCEACHSNANHLATAAPDANLNMGFSIKNSNFPGFVNNVGTGTLRALPPGNDYLWTNAAGTTIQQAPNTIMTCNVYCHGWENNGGYNTEPAWTGITQVGCGSCHAATGEVPPPSGSHAKHAGTEPGYGNGIACTKCHGFRNYTTSAAHINGNVEWDLVANSTIATYAGVNKGSTGNLAPTAPSGYNSCANLYCHSNVQSNNGTGPPTSYANPTWGGTTNCNSCHQAEPNMTGGHPQHVAEGVTGFDCRICHYNGGSTNSLNHGNSKINFMFSGLGENTHYSYSSAKTPGSAPYGTCYNGNCHGRRTITWGPKNDSIALCEKCHTTSPAPSGFYGTAGPGSTTGKTDQYVGAHFQHITSMPYKYSAKIDCSQCHLKPSGPYTAGHIDTALPAEVTFGSIAGSGVQNGYTSAEHQPAYNYGARECSNVWCHGGGMASNTGLGLYGSVVEDGGTLGSPASAVWNSPYLTGVGTNDCVKCHAFPPPAPMPGYTHWDDANSRPYIANQCILCHKHLNSDGYSFKNPTLHVNGTVDSCNTCHGRPPIDEKGLTVPALGALAAGVVGAHQAHAINPNIGSNCNVCHDQYSMDMPSYFMEMGFNAYGGKVTSGTFYGYSTLSDRADNYTPKIVYKSNNAGTIVRRTKNAELVNTCSNLYCHGGTLIGGSNTQPNWEAGSSQAECGSCHGVTGETYRNSGSHAAHVGTLWGEPHLGCANCHGVKVNNYHVDGKVEWQFYSTAQRLNQAVVDPKYTPAAGNGTAGASGKTNGLAPSATFGTCQVYCHSDGRGNYANPLPQWGGDPTHCGSCHKNQTSLFDGSHEKHSKSSALGGYGIDCFVCHLGSGSGSANHVNGSINVVFNSTVVGVAATYDSGQKKCFSILCHDTTASTGPTWGDPSTGNYDTGTYKPTCIGCHSGDVGGRSAVIPQFAGESHHIQGLAMSNSYCYPCHMEAADTHGTVNTARHDRTSGKPVDLVIWGAGARGTAFTSYTSNGAATRKRTEYLKLNNHCLSCHNAANAATQPFGDGKTPKSYAWDGYSIDQRYSVATTTLWGKVTGNNTVVKNDATYNTKAYSAHGRADLNMRGWGVGNGTNGETYAVNSSGTVNVLCFDCHNSHGTEATGVMSSYSSATGRNKGGILKSTNQGVGGYNATYAPVAGGDPSTKNAYNTGASLCFDCHNNASAGAMVPWGYGPTASGGTFGSSQPIHGYNDTPYFGDGTFAATQTYTYKAAIGTNKGGHFGVYTSLTTTANKPINGLCTPCHDPHGVSPSLGANQAYAVPLLKGTWVTSPYKQDAAPPSATEVRGGGDRRNALSVGSTPGYRIDQNSMGIASGASRSVWNFPNNASSQTPSTMQGTTDTQFAGLCTGCHNPADIKNTEAASSTNWKSMKRIHNSVKGWATATGGNANNSKHAFTCSKCHAPHNSYLPRLLVTNCLDVKHRGRVASGTGMPEVEGTNNGSKGGGLGRFPQGGGGTGSRRLTSAGKWFFGQGVKVTSRTADNVSTESQTLCHQSATSGGAPPSSGTPLPSGAAQQLWNNRSPW; this is encoded by the coding sequence ATGGAAACGAAACTCGTCAAAAAAATCAGGGGAATGGGGCTGCGGACCAAAATCGGCATTATTGTCATGCTGGTCATGGGCTGTTTCCTGTACCAGGGCGTCTTCTTGCCACTGATTGGCGATACGGCTACCAGTACCTACTACTTTACCCTGGATTCCACGCGGGTTAATCTCGGCGCCGACGGGTATACCAACACCACTGCCACCCGTGGCGGCAAGATTTCTATGAAGACCGGCGTCTATACGACGTCACGGTATGTTACCGCTTCAAGCGTTACGACCGAGCAACGCTTGATGAGTGTCTACGGTCCGGTCTACTCCGCCAAGAAGACCCTCACGGCTCCGGCGGTTACCATCGGCCTTCGGGACCGCAACGGCACCACCAACAATATTTACTGGAAGGCCTACGTCTACGCCTACAACCCGACGGTGGCCCCAGGCACCATTGACAATAAGGGGGCCGCCAGCAATACCACCCTGCTCTGGGAATCCGATGAGAAAGAAGCCCACCCTTCGGTTCAGACGCCGGTGGAGCTGACCTTCACTAATCCCCAACCGAAGGACATCGACGCCAACCGCCGTGTCAAGGTGGTTATCACCTGCCGCATGGCGAGCACTGCCTCGTCGGCACGCTTCTACTGGGGGAGCAGCACCAACTACTCCTTCTTCACCGTGACCGAGGCCCCCTACGTGGCCGATTCGGTGACGGTCAACAACCTCTCCGACTACTACAACGGCCAACTCACCACCGTAACCCAGGGTGACAGCAATATTCCGATGCTTAAGATGGACCTTTACTCCAATGTGAGTGGCGGGGCCACCTGGAGCGGTGGAAAGCTGGACCGGATTGGCACCAATAATAGCATTTACCTGAATGAAGACGAGCCGGGCGATGTCACCTTTGCCATCTACAAGGATGCCGACAGCGACGGTCTGTTCGACAGTCACGACACCATGGTAGGCGGCCCCTATACCTTTACCCAACTCACCCAGCAAGGCTATGAACTGGCAACGCCCCAAACCATCGACGCAACGCCCCGGCGTTACTTCATTGTTTACAACATTGCCCGTAATGCGGCCTATAACACCACGGTGGGAGCCCGCATCGTCAACAATACGTACTTTACGATTACCGGCGCGACCGGCGTGATTAACGTGGCCGATACCTTCTCCTCAACGCCGAATATCCAGTACGGCGGCACCGCAGTCACGAAGATATACCCCGCTGACTGGGACGGCGGCACTTCACTTACCGGGATTGCCGAATCGGGCGGCCCTGCCATAACCGACACCACCTGTATTACCCGAAACACCGCCGGTTCAGGTTTTCCCCTCGTCGGGCTTTTTAACTACCCGTCCCACACCTGCACCAGCGTTGCCGGCACCGGCTATTCCACCACCACCGCCCAGGCCGATTTCATTCGGCTATATTTCCCGGGCGCGGGTTATCCCTCCGTCATGAAGGCCATCAAGGGGGGCTCCTTCGTCTACCGGATCTATACTCCTTCCGGCGGCGGAACCGTCACGCTCAGGCTCTTTTACGTGACGAGCGACGGCGTCCGGGTCAACGCGCCGATTGCTTCCACCTATACCACTACCTCGTCAGCCAGCCGGACCAATACCACCTCCCTGGCGGGGCAGAATTTCACCGATGTGCCGGCGGGCGCCCGGCTAGGCATCCAGATCGGCGTAACCGCCGGTATACGGATCGGCCTCGGCAGCGCCAACAGTGCCCAGCTAACAGTGCAGGAGACTGCGGCCGAGAACGAGAACGTGGACGTGGGCAACGGCACCACCATCGCCAACGCCAGCGTCTACGCCTCGGACATCGGCAAGGTGATCAACAGTTTCACCCTGACTGCGGCCAAGGCCAAGACGGTCACCGCAGTTACCATAAAGGGGGACGCTCCCTTCACCTCCACCAACGTGAAGGAAGTGAAGCTCTACGAGGACAACAAGCTGGCCGGTACCATCGGCGCCCTTGACGGCAACGATACCCTTCTCGGCTCTACCACCGCCATCAGCGGCAACAGCGCCACCATATCGGGGCTGAACCTGGCCATCGACACCAAGATCAAGCGGTATCTGGTGGTGGTCGATATCGGCGACACCCCCAATACAAACGTGATCCTTACGGCGCTCGTGGACGATCTCACTGTCGCCACCACCGGGGGGATCGGCATCAACAACGACAGCGCCTCGGCCACTCTGACCATTCTGCCGACCACTATCCTGAGCGATTTCATAACGGCGGAGCCCCCCGGTGTTATTATTCCGTGGAGCGCCGGTCCCACCAAGGTTGATGCCTTCGGCCTCAAGACCAACGGCGGCATTAACGACACGATCCGCAACGTCACCGTTACCCTCTCCACCACCAGCGGGCTGCCGGCAGGCAAGCGTATTTCCGCTTACGTGGGTCGGGTCGAGATCGTCACCGGTGCCGGTGTCTCCCTGGGGCACCTGACTGCACCCACCATGGACGACGATTGGCAGGTACCCGTTACCGGCCTGGCCGCCACCCAGATCCCCACCGACTACTATGTGGCCTTTACGCCCAAGGGAAATCAGGGCATCACCTTTACGGTCAAGGCCAGGGTGACGGCGGTGACCCATTCCCGGCTCACCAACAAGCTGCTGGTGAACGATGCCGGCAGCGCCACGGTCATGATGGACGAGGAGCCCCCCGGCGAATCGACCCTGACAGCTGAAACCGGCACCTACCACAACGATACCGACAAGGCTGAAGTGGACCTCAGTTGGCTCGGCAGCACCGATGCCAGCGGCCAGCCGGTCGCCTACAAGGTGGTCCGTGGGTTGGGTAACGCCCCGGCCCCCCGCACCTGCACCGTGGACAACGCAAAAACCTTCCTGGTCTACCAGGGATCAACGACCTCTTATACCGACAAGGGGCTCGACGAGGGGGTCAACTACGGTTACCGCGTCTGCACCATCGATTCGGTCAACAACATCAGCATCGGCGTCACCGACAGCGCCATTGCCAGCATCAAAAACCGTTGCACCGAGTTGCCTGAGCTGGTGGTAAACCCCACTGGTTCCTACATCAAAGCGGGTAACTCCGTGACGCTCTCAATTGGCGTCAAGAACAAGGATACCGGTGTCTGCGCTCCTACCACCTTCTCCCTCGTAACCGAGGGAACCAACGTGGACGACAGCAACTTCACCGTGGCCACTTTCGCGGAGAACAATTTTACTATACCCACCAACAACAACACGAAATACACCCATCTGACCTTTACGGCCAAGCCGGGGGCTGCCGAAGGGGCACTGAAAACCTTCCACGTAAAAGTGACCAAGAGCAGTGGCGGGGAAACCATGTGTCCCGAGCCGATCGAGGTGGTGGTCAACAAGTACGGCACCATGATGCACAGCAGTATGCAGATAGGCACCAAGAAGTACGGCAAGTGGGGTGTCAATTATACGTGCAGCACCTGTCATTCTCCTGACACCACCAATATCAAGCAGGTGAAGAAAGTTATCGCAACTCCGAACGGCAACCGGACGGTGGTGTTCAATACTATCTCCACTGCCGCCAATGCCAACGTGGCCGGGGTTTTCGGCAACGATCGGCGGAGTGGTACGGTCTCCACCAACGTCTGCGAGGTCTGCCACCACAATGCGCGCTTCCATCAGTACAGCTCCACGAAAGTTGCGTGGAAAGACCATAACAACAATGGCGACTGCCTGAAATGCCACCCCCACAGTATCGGCTTCAAGACCAAGGCGAGCGGCCAGTCCTGTGACGACTGTCACGGCAATCCTCCCACGACCGAGGAGCAACTGGTGGTGCCGCCTACGGATGTTCTCTACCCATACGCCACCAACGCCGGCTCCCACGATAAGCACAACAATCGGGGGGTGAAGTGCGAGGCGTGTCACAGCAACGCCAACCACTTGGCCACCGCCGCCCCCGACGCAAACCTGAACATGGGCTTCAGCATCAAGAACAGCAACTTCCCAGGGTTTGTGAACAATGTCGGAACAGGCACGCTTCGCGCGCTTCCCCCCGGCAATGATTACCTCTGGACCAATGCCGCCGGAACCACCATCCAGCAGGCACCCAATACCATAATGACCTGCAACGTTTACTGCCACGGCTGGGAGAATAACGGCGGCTACAACACCGAACCGGCCTGGACCGGCATTACCCAGGTGGGGTGCGGATCATGCCATGCCGCCACAGGCGAGGTGCCTCCGCCGTCGGGGAGCCATGCCAAGCACGCCGGCACCGAGCCGGGCTACGGCAACGGCATCGCCTGCACCAAGTGTCACGGCTTCCGCAACTACACCACCAGCGCGGCACACATCAACGGCAACGTGGAGTGGGATCTGGTAGCCAACAGCACCATCGCCACCTATGCCGGCGTGAACAAAGGCTCCACCGGCAACCTGGCCCCCACGGCACCCTCAGGCTACAACTCCTGCGCCAATCTTTACTGCCACAGTAACGTTCAGTCCAATAACGGCACCGGCCCCCCGACCAGCTATGCGAATCCCACCTGGGGTGGGACCACCAACTGCAACAGTTGCCATCAGGCGGAGCCGAACATGACCGGCGGCCATCCCCAGCATGTGGCGGAAGGTGTAACCGGGTTCGACTGCCGCATCTGCCATTACAACGGCGGGAGCACTAACTCCCTCAACCACGGCAACAGCAAGATCAACTTCATGTTCAGCGGCCTGGGAGAGAATACCCACTACTCTTACAGCTCCGCCAAGACCCCGGGTTCCGCCCCCTACGGCACCTGCTACAACGGCAACTGCCACGGTCGCAGAACAATTACCTGGGGCCCCAAAAACGATTCCATCGCCCTGTGCGAGAAGTGCCACACCACCAGCCCTGCGCCGTCCGGCTTCTACGGAACCGCCGGCCCCGGCAGCACCACGGGTAAGACCGACCAGTACGTGGGAGCCCACTTCCAGCACATAACCTCCATGCCCTACAAGTATTCGGCGAAGATCGACTGCTCTCAGTGCCACCTGAAACCCTCCGGCCCTTACACTGCCGGCCACATCGATACTGCCCTGCCGGCCGAGGTCACCTTCGGCTCTATCGCGGGGAGCGGCGTGCAGAACGGCTATACCAGCGCCGAGCACCAGCCGGCCTACAACTACGGGGCCAGAGAGTGCAGCAACGTCTGGTGCCACGGCGGAGGCATGGCCTCCAACACGGGGCTCGGCCTCTACGGCTCAGTTGTGGAAGATGGCGGTACCCTCGGTTCCCCGGCCTCCGCCGTCTGGAATTCTCCCTATCTCACCGGCGTCGGCACCAACGACTGCGTCAAGTGTCACGCCTTTCCGCCACCGGCTCCCATGCCAGGGTACACCCACTGGGACGATGCCAACAGCAGGCCTTACATCGCCAACCAGTGCATTCTCTGCCACAAACATCTGAATAGCGACGGATACAGCTTCAAGAATCCGACCCTGCACGTGAACGGCACAGTTGACAGCTGCAACACCTGCCACGGCCGCCCCCCCATCGACGAGAAGGGGCTGACGGTCCCGGCCCTGGGCGCCCTTGCTGCCGGCGTGGTGGGGGCTCACCAGGCCCACGCCATCAACCCGAACATCGGCAGCAACTGCAACGTCTGCCATGACCAGTACTCCATGGATATGCCCAGCTACTTCATGGAAATGGGCTTCAACGCTTATGGCGGCAAGGTCACCAGCGGCACCTTCTACGGCTATTCGACCCTGTCGGACCGGGCCGATAACTACACGCCCAAGATTGTCTATAAATCCAACAACGCCGGCACGATCGTTCGTCGTACCAAGAACGCGGAACTGGTCAACACCTGTTCGAACCTCTACTGCCACGGTGGAACCCTTATCGGCGGCAGCAACACCCAACCCAACTGGGAGGCCGGCTCGTCCCAGGCTGAGTGCGGCTCCTGCCACGGTGTGACCGGCGAAACCTACAGAAACAGCGGTTCCCACGCCGCTCACGTTGGGACTTTGTGGGGTGAGCCGCACCTCGGTTGCGCCAACTGCCACGGTGTCAAGGTGAACAATTACCACGTGGACGGCAAGGTCGAGTGGCAGTTCTACAGTACGGCCCAGCGCCTCAACCAGGCCGTTGTCGATCCGAAATATACCCCGGCCGCCGGCAACGGCACCGCCGGCGCCAGCGGCAAGACGAACGGCCTTGCACCGAGTGCGACCTTCGGTACGTGCCAGGTCTACTGCCACAGTGACGGCAGGGGCAACTATGCGAACCCGCTTCCACAATGGGGAGGTGACCCGACGCATTGCGGAAGCTGCCATAAGAACCAGACGTCACTGTTTGACGGCAGCCATGAGAAGCATTCCAAGAGCTCGGCCCTCGGTGGTTACGGCATCGACTGCTTCGTATGTCACCTGGGCTCCGGTTCCGGCTCGGCCAACCACGTGAACGGCTCCATCAATGTGGTATTCAACTCCACTGTGGTTGGGGTGGCCGCAACCTATGACAGCGGTCAAAAGAAATGTTTCAGCATCCTCTGCCATGACACCACGGCTTCTACCGGCCCCACCTGGGGCGACCCCAGCACCGGCAACTACGACACGGGAACCTACAAGCCCACCTGCATCGGCTGCCACAGTGGCGACGTGGGGGGACGCTCGGCCGTCATCCCGCAATTTGCCGGTGAGTCCCACCATATTCAGGGGCTGGCCATGAGCAACAGCTACTGCTACCCATGCCACATGGAGGCGGCCGATACCCATGGAACCGTCAACACCGCCCGCCATGACCGGACTTCCGGCAAGCCGGTTGATCTGGTGATCTGGGGCGCTGGAGCGCGTGGTACCGCCTTTACCAGCTATACTTCAAACGGCGCAGCAACGCGGAAGAGAACGGAATACCTCAAGCTCAACAACCATTGCCTCAGCTGCCACAATGCCGCCAATGCCGCCACCCAGCCCTTCGGCGACGGCAAGACGCCCAAGTCTTACGCCTGGGACGGCTACAGCATCGACCAGAGATACAGCGTTGCCACCACCACCCTTTGGGGCAAGGTCACCGGCAATAATACGGTGGTGAAGAACGATGCCACTTACAATACCAAGGCGTACTCGGCCCATGGCCGCGCCGATCTGAACATGCGGGGCTGGGGTGTGGGCAACGGCACCAACGGCGAAACGTATGCCGTCAACAGCAGCGGCACTGTCAATGTCCTCTGCTTTGACTGCCACAACTCCCACGGCACCGAGGCCACCGGCGTCATGAGCAGTTACTCCAGCGCCACAGGCCGCAATAAGGGGGGCATCCTCAAGTCCACCAACCAGGGTGTCGGCGGGTACAACGCCACCTATGCGCCGGTTGCGGGCGGTGACCCGTCCACCAAGAACGCTTACAATACCGGCGCGTCCCTCTGCTTCGACTGCCACAACAACGCCAGCGCCGGCGCCATGGTTCCGTGGGGTTATGGCCCCACGGCCAGCGGCGGCACCTTCGGTTCCTCGCAGCCGATCCACGGCTACAACGACACTCCCTACTTCGGCGACGGTACCTTCGCGGCCACCCAGACCTACACCTACAAGGCCGCCATCGGCACCAACAAGGGTGGGCACTTCGGCGTCTACACCAGTCTCACCACCACCGCCAATAAGCCGATCAACGGCCTTTGCACCCCGTGCCACGATCCCCACGGCGTAAGCCCATCCCTGGGAGCCAACCAGGCCTATGCAGTGCCGCTTCTCAAGGGGACCTGGGTCACCTCGCCCTACAAGCAGGACGCGGCGCCGCCCAGCGCCACCGAGGTCCGTGGCGGCGGCGACCGGAGAAACGCCCTCAGTGTCGGCAGCACTCCGGGCTACCGGATCGACCAGAACAGCATGGGGATTGCCTCCGGCGCGTCGCGTAGCGTCTGGAACTTCCCCAACAACGCGTCCAGCCAGACACCCAGCACCATGCAGGGTACCACTGATACCCAGTTCGCCGGCCTCTGCACCGGGTGCCACAACCCGGCAGATATCAAGAATACGGAGGCTGCCTCCAGCACCAACTGGAAGTCAATGAAGCGGATCCACAACTCGGTCAAGGGGTGGGCCACCGCCACCGGCGGCAACGCCAACAACTCGAAGCATGCCTTCACCTGCTCCAAGTGCCATGCGCCCCACAACTCGTACCTGCCGCGGCTGCTGGTGACCAACTGCCTGGATGTGAAACACCGCGGCCGGGTGGCCTCCGGCACGGGGATGCCTGAGGTTGAAGGCACGAACAACGGCTCCAAAGGTGGCGGGCTCGGCCGCTTCCCGCAGGGGGGCGGCGGTACCGGAAGCAGGCGTCTTACCTCTGCCGGCAAGTGGTTCTTCGGCCAGGGGGTTAAGGTGACCAGCAGAACCGCGGACAACGTCAGCACCGAGAGCCAGACCCTCTGCCATCAGTCCGCGACCTCCGGTGGGGCTCCCCCGTCATCCGGTACCCCGCTCCCGTCCGGCGCTGCTCAGCAGCTCTGGAACAACCGGTCGCCGTGGTAG
- a CDS encoding ankyrin repeat domain-containing protein, with amino-acid sequence MKTINMLAIAGAIIVFAFPSPAHCYEAAQDATTKRMMAMIVDLGGHDAVRKNSGKLVRCADGGTRKVSIVKRGTTTTYRGDYRTCREGDSVRDGIYEIVFNGDEIAGSTEKRSINGELFDAAKEGNAAKVRKLIKAKADVNYTESITLADGGSVERLSPLMAATMAGSLDAVKALVAGGGWVNYLNSKTVNSLWIAAHNGNLEIVKHLATHGAYLNNSNNEDVTPLMAAAMNGHFEVVKFLVDKKARIDEVHKEGDSALMFAVARGHTDIARFLIDAGANVNIRNAFGVTALIISAAEGNDEVARKLLEKNADTTVRTATGLTALDVARAREMHSVADLLEEQGKEQN; translated from the coding sequence ATGAAAACAATAAATATGCTGGCGATTGCCGGTGCAATCATTGTGTTTGCTTTTCCTTCACCGGCCCATTGCTACGAGGCCGCCCAGGACGCTACCACGAAGCGGATGATGGCGATGATTGTGGACCTGGGTGGGCACGACGCCGTTCGGAAAAACAGCGGCAAGCTGGTGCGCTGCGCCGACGGCGGGACCAGGAAGGTTTCCATCGTCAAGCGGGGCACGACCACCACCTACCGGGGGGACTACCGCACCTGCCGGGAGGGGGACTCTGTCCGCGACGGCATCTACGAGATCGTGTTCAATGGTGATGAGATTGCCGGCAGTACGGAGAAGCGTTCCATAAATGGTGAGCTCTTTGACGCAGCTAAGGAAGGAAATGCCGCGAAGGTGCGCAAGCTCATCAAGGCCAAGGCCGACGTGAACTATACCGAAAGCATTACCCTGGCCGATGGGGGCTCCGTGGAGAGACTATCCCCCCTCATGGCGGCCACCATGGCGGGCAGCCTTGATGCCGTGAAGGCGTTGGTTGCGGGGGGGGGCTGGGTGAATTATCTGAACAGCAAGACGGTGAATTCCCTCTGGATCGCGGCCCATAACGGCAACCTGGAGATCGTAAAGCACCTGGCGACCCATGGCGCTTACCTCAACAACAGCAACAACGAGGACGTGACTCCCCTCATGGCGGCCGCCATGAACGGCCATTTCGAAGTGGTGAAATTTCTGGTGGATAAAAAAGCACGGATCGACGAGGTTCACAAGGAGGGGGACAGTGCCCTGATGTTTGCCGTGGCCCGTGGGCATACCGACATCGCCAGATTCCTGATCGACGCCGGGGCCAATGTCAATATCCGCAACGCCTTCGGCGTCACCGCGCTGATTATCTCGGCTGCCGAGGGAAACGACGAGGTCGCCCGAAAGCTCCTGGAGAAGAATGCCGATACCACTGTCCGGACCGCGACCGGGCTGACGGCGTTGGATGTGGCCCGGGCCAGGGAGATGCACTCGGTTGCCGATCTGCTGGAGGAACAGGGGAAAGAGCAGAACTAA
- a CDS encoding tetratricopeptide repeat protein, whose product MNLPQLSRREFILLSLQLLALSQLPGCRSSQPVIGKDPVPRPLMAEDHCEALAHWAEKGVRDAVLLNFDTHDDIRWVPNHKIDALSDIYRSRDWQRFRQVSGMGEDSLYHLGNWIYAGGRLGIFREVYWIIPFEVLSMEDPEAKMRLFLKEYEFNDGEISSFSLVGGRFRGTFHGIPFTVCDMGSLPDIGSPLLLSIDTDFFPPYSTVHEKSYLPSLHDLFTALYGKKYRILDAVVSYSVNGDYLPPHLRWIGDTIGAILEKPGLIDENPTEFLTLLQQLDNDYRGTDTAAMLGYIEAWQARYPLPPVKAYQALAHTLRNEPESAFRAAREACAQDPRYCTLFPYIGTYHYTGGRYAVAETFYRAGFAANPAMTNGLFQYGHCLRRMGRIKEAITWYEKDEAANGLFPTRFLITEMHLLRGDREAARASLAKAVDGLAQNRYADVINDETARAIYAALDFSERERLRDLSAVLRANPTVIRMLTTYPRSSLR is encoded by the coding sequence ATGAACCTGCCCCAGCTATCGCGACGCGAATTCATCCTGCTTTCCCTGCAACTCCTCGCCCTTTCCCAACTTCCGGGCTGCCGCTCTTCACAACCGGTCATCGGAAAAGATCCGGTCCCGAGACCCCTCATGGCGGAAGACCATTGCGAAGCCCTGGCCCATTGGGCGGAAAAGGGGGTACGCGATGCCGTCCTGCTCAACTTCGATACTCACGATGACATCCGCTGGGTGCCCAACCACAAAATCGACGCCCTGTCCGACATCTACCGCAGCCGTGATTGGCAGCGTTTCAGACAGGTGTCAGGGATGGGAGAAGACAGTCTCTACCACCTCGGCAACTGGATCTATGCAGGCGGCCGCTTGGGGATATTCCGCGAGGTCTACTGGATTATACCGTTCGAAGTGCTCTCCATGGAAGATCCCGAAGCAAAGATGCGCCTGTTTCTGAAGGAATATGAGTTCAATGACGGGGAAATCAGCTCCTTTTCACTGGTTGGCGGGCGGTTCCGAGGGACCTTCCACGGCATTCCGTTCACGGTCTGCGACATGGGCTCACTTCCCGACATCGGTTCTCCCCTGCTCCTGAGCATCGACACCGATTTTTTCCCGCCCTACTCAACCGTGCACGAAAAGAGCTATCTGCCGTCGCTCCACGACCTGTTCACCGCCCTGTACGGCAAGAAGTACCGGATTCTGGACGCCGTGGTCAGCTACTCGGTCAATGGCGACTACCTGCCGCCGCACCTGCGCTGGATTGGGGACACCATCGGGGCTATCCTGGAAAAACCGGGGCTCATCGATGAAAACCCCACGGAGTTTCTTACCCTGCTGCAGCAGCTGGACAATGATTATCGCGGCACCGACACGGCGGCCATGCTCGGGTATATCGAGGCATGGCAGGCCCGCTACCCCCTGCCGCCGGTCAAGGCCTACCAGGCCCTGGCCCATACGCTGAGAAACGAACCGGAGAGCGCCTTCCGGGCCGCCAGGGAAGCATGCGCCCAGGACCCGCGCTACTGCACCCTCTTCCCCTACATCGGCACCTACCACTACACCGGGGGACGCTACGCCGTTGCCGAAACGTTCTACCGGGCCGGGTTCGCGGCCAACCCCGCCATGACCAACGGCCTGTTCCAGTACGGACACTGCCTGCGGCGGATGGGGCGCATCAAGGAAGCCATTACCTGGTACGAAAAGGATGAGGCGGCCAACGGCCTGTTCCCCACACGCTTTTTGATAACGGAGATGCACCTTTTGCGTGGAGACCGCGAGGCTGCAAGGGCCTCCCTAGCCAAGGCCGTCGACGGCCTGGCGCAGAACCGGTACGCTGACGTCATCAATGACGAAACAGCCCGGGCCATCTACGCGGCCCTGGATTTCAGCGAACGGGAACGGCTTCGGGACCTGTCCGCCGTACTGCGGGCAAATCCCACGGTCATCCGGATGCTCACCACCTATCCGCGGTCATCGCTTCGTTAG